From the genome of Zonotrichia albicollis isolate bZonAlb1 chromosome 20, bZonAlb1.hap1, whole genome shotgun sequence, one region includes:
- the COL16A1 gene encoding collagen alpha-1(XVI) chain isoform X3 — protein sequence MRGLWALVLTGLISACQGKEPLPTEGELCPRLWDEDLFGDKYENVTGFNLVKRFDLLKISSVKKIRSARGPTVLRLGTVPLVQPTQQVFPRGLPPTFTLVLILLLKKNSTGEHWYLFQVTDRQGYPQLSLSVHGPERSLEFQARAPGASFVSATFAGKAVASLFDGRWHKVVLAVQDQAVSVHLDCASISSKPLGPRRALAPEGNAFLGLDAVRGTPVRFDLQQAQIYCDAELARQEGCCEISASGCQTETPKTRRQAELMQSSNLIEMVPQPEGRVFTRCFCLEEPLGTEPGRTSGRTSLRDNPKDKCPPCSPQMAPGNVTLGPPGPKGTKGERGLPGTAGGKGEKGDRGLDCVRTHPDGPVQCAEGPRGEKGQRGQVGLPGPAGTEGQKGQKGEKGDGGLQGKPGRPGRDGRPGEICVVGPKGQKGDPGLVGPEGLAGEPGPPGVPGSPGVGMPGKPGDPGGPPGPKGEKGSPGAPGPGGSPGTAGPPGALGPKGDKGEPCQPCPTAGTLGAIGIPGQPGPRGEPGEPGRDGISDTPGPAGAKGDRGDPGIQGMKGDKGDSCQPCDHLRVLAALRLEGQRRLPQGQEGLSELAGIKGDKGDIGHVGPTGRPGAPGEKGDPGVRGLKGEKGDQCGQCPPTPQALQGTATVVAVPGPPGERGPAGPPGRAGRPGEAGDKGQKGDSGSPGDPGTPGMAGVPGLAGEPGISGPAGPKGDKGEPCEPHPSMLGHLPDTEGIPGKAVGIPGPKGEQGPPGIGQPGRAGKPGLPGVRGPAGPKGLQGEPGPRGIGQPGPQGDPGSPGPPGPPGPPGPQGPPGMAAERGAKGSPGPKGATGPPGPPGPPGSSVTGPPGPEGQRGLPGSSGQPGEKGAQGEKGDPGECSCPSSPRQDPSYNGMPGAPGLWTGMSWQPQPGPQGPPGAPGPPGPPGAPGRQGMPGHNGLPGLPGPAGDLGPLAVMAERNMEVLKTLCGDCAQLQAALEGEKGDGGMPGAPGTEDCARCLAQLPRAEEARGDSPDCAGHPGLPGAPGMPGEQGSPGLRGPPGPPGPIGLQGERGPAGLAGAKGEPGPPGQPGYPGATGPPGLPGIKGERGYVGPPGEKGELGPPGVDGLPGPMGPAGPRGERGLPGSAGEKGDQGFQGQPGFPGPPGPPGFPGKAGPAGPPGPVAEKGSEGMRGPTGMPGPPGPPGPPGIQGPAGLEGLDGKDGKPGLRGDPGPPGPPGMMGPPGFKGKTGHPGLPGPKGDCGKPGPPGSTGRPGAEGDPGPMGPQGRQGPPGLIGPPGTPGQPGPAGLAGVGLKGERGSVGEQGLPGMPGQPGPPGHPGPPGEQGADGPVGKEGPPGKPGIAGPAGQKGDAGAPGERGYPGEKGRAGMPGGPGKSGSMGLVGPRGPAGERGPPGSPGPAGSPGLPGPPGMMGDVVNYDEVKRFIRQELNKMFDERMAYYTSRLHFPVEMVASPGRPGPPGKDGLPGRPGPPGSPGMPGQIGREGRQGVPGMRGEPGAKGEKGEKGVGLMGDSGPPGPPGPQGPPGYGKMGPPGPVGQQGIPGIPGPPGATGQPGKTGHCNPADCLGALPVEQPLFQPKNVKGPFG from the exons GCAGGTGTTCCCCCGGGGGCTGCCCCCCACCTTCACCCTGGTCCTCATCTTGCTGCTGAAGAAGAACAGCACCGGGGAGCACTGGTACCTCTTCCAGGTCACCGACCGCCAGGGATACCCCCAG CTCTCCCTGTCTGTGCACGGCCCTGAGAGGAGCCTGGAGTTCCAGGCGCGGGCACCGGGTGCCAGCTTTGTCAGCGCCACCTTCGCGGGCAAGGCGGTGGCGTCGCTGTTCGACGGGCGCTGGCACAAGGTGGTGCTGGCTGTGCAGGACCAGGCCGTGTCTGTGCACCTGGACTGCGCCTCCATCTCCTCCAAGCCGCTGGGGCCAAGGAGAGCGCTGGCACCCGAGGGCAACGCCTTCCTGGGGCTGGACGCCGTGCGTGGCACCCCGGTCAGG TTTGACCTCCAGCAAGCTCAGATCTACTGCGACGCCGAGCTGGCCAGGCAGGAGGGGTGCTGCGAGATCTCGGCCAGCGGG tgccagacGGAAACGCCCAAGACCCGCCGGCAAGCGGAGCTGATGCAGAGCAGCAACCTGATTGAGATGGTGCCACAGCCCGAGGGCAGGGTGTTCACCCGCTGCTTCTGCCTGGAGGAGCCGCTGGGCACC GAGCCGGGCAGAACCTCAGGAAGGACCAGCCTGAGGGACAATCCCAAGGACAAG TGCCCTCCCTGCTCGCCCCAGATGGCACCAGGAAAT GTCACCCTCGGTCCCCCAGGTCCCAAG GGCACCAAGGGCGAGCGGGGCCTCCCTGGCACGGCGGGTGGCAAAGGGGAGAAGGGTGACCGT GGCCTGGACTGTGTGCGCACCCACCCTGATGGCCCCGTGCAg tgTGCCGAGGGGCCGCGGGGTGAGAAGGGGCAGCGTGGGCAGGTG GGACTCCCGGGCccagcaggcactgaggggcagAAG ggCCAGAAGGGTGAGAAGGGCGACGGGGGACTGCAGGGCAAGCCAGGGCGCCCTGGGCGCGAT ggccgGCCCGGAGAGATCTGCGTGGTGGGACCCAAGGGACAGAAG GGTGACCCAGGCCTCGTGGGACCGGAGGGCTTGGCTGGTGAACCAGGACCCCCGGGCGTGCCAGGCTCCCCAGGGGTTGGCATGCCAGGGAAGCCG GGTGACCCTGGTGGCCCTCCAGGTCCCAAGGGAGAGAAG GGCAGCCCGGGAGCTCCTGGCCCCGGAGGATCGCCTGGGACAGCC GGTCCCCCTGGAGCGCTGGGGCCGAAAGGAGACAAG GGCGAGCCGTGCCAGCCGTGTCCCACCGCGGGGACGCTCGGTGCCATCGGAATTCCCGGCCAGCCAGGGCCGCGGGGGGAGCCCGGAGAGCCCGGCAGGGACGGGATCTCG GacacccccggccccgcaggaGCCAAAGGGGACAGG GGCGATCCCGGCATCCAGGGCATGAAAGGCGACAAG GGGGACTCGTGCCAGCCCTGCGATCATCTCCGTGTCCTCGCTGCGCTGCGCCTCGAGGGGCAGCGGAGGCTGCCG cagggccaggaggggCTGTCCGAGCTGGCCGGGATCAAGGGTGACAAG GGGGACATTGGCCATGTGGGACCCACGGGCAGACCG GGAGCGCCGGGAGAGAAGGGAGACCCAGGTGTGAGGGGGCTCAAGGGAGAGAAG GGTGACCAATGCGGGCAGTGCCCTCCCACCCCTCAAGCCCTGCAAGGGACAGCGAcagtggtggcagtgccagggccacCGGGTGAGAGGGGTCCTGCTGGCCCCCCGGGAAGAGCG GGCAGACCTGGCGAGGCTGGTGACAAGGGACAGAAG GGTGACTCTGGCAGCCCGGGTGACCCAGGCACGCCAGGCATGGcaggtgtgccagggctggcggGTGAGCCTGGCATCAGCGGACCAGCCGGCCCTAAAGGTGACAAG ggagagcCGTGTGAGCCTCACCCCTCCATGCTTGGGCACCTCCCGGACACCGAGGGCATCCCAGGAAAAGCCGTGGGCATCCCGGGGCCCAAAGGGGAGCAGGGCCCGCCGGGCATCgggcagcctggcagagct GGCAAGCCGGGACTGCCGGGGGTGCGGGGTCCTGCGGGGcccaaggggctgcag GGTGAGCCAGGACCTCGGGGGATCGGCCAGCCAGGACCACAG GGAGACCCCGGGAGCCCCGGACCCCCCGGACCCCCC GGCCCCCCAGGACCGCAGGGACCCCCGGGGATGGCAGCAGAGAGAGGTGCCAAG GGCTCTCCGGGCCCCAAAGGTGCCACAGGACCCCCcgggccaccagggccaccagggagCAGCGTCACAGGGCCACCG gGCCCCGAGGGGCAGCGGGGGCTCCCCGGCTCCAGCGGGCAGCCG GGCGAGAAGGGTGCCCAGGGAGAGAAG GGAGACCCTGGCGAGtgctcctgcccctccagcccccgcCAGGACCCCAGCTACAACGGGATGCCG ggagcaccaggaTTATGGACTGGGAtgtcctggcagccccagcctggcccacag ggtCCCCCTGGAGCTCCTGGTCCCCCCGGGCCGCCTGGTGCCCCCGGTCGCCAG GGAATGCCAGGACACAACGGCCTGCCCGGACTGCCTGGACCAGCTGGAGACTTG GGACCCCTGGCCGTCATGGCTGAGAGGAACATGGAGGTGCTGAAG ACTCTCTGCGGGGActgtgcccagctgcaggcagccctggagggggagaagggagaTGGGGGCATGCCAggtgcccctggcactgaggacTGTGCCAGG TGCCTCGCGCAGCTCCCGCGAGCGGAGGAGGCTCGG GGTGACAGCCCTGACTGCGCGGGGCACCCCGGGCTGCCGGGAGCGCCGGGGATGCCAGGAGAGCAG GGCTCCCCAGGACTGCGAGGACCCCCAGGACCACCAGGACCCATC GGTCTGCAAGGGGAgcgtggccctgcagggctggccgGAGCCAAGGGGGAGCCG GGACCTCCAGGACAACCGGGATACCCCGGGGCCACAGGGCCACCCGGCCTTCCT GGCATCAAAGGCGAGCGAGGCTACGTGGGTCCCCCCGGTGAAAAAGGGGAGCTG GGTCCCCCCGGCGTGGACGGGCTGCCCGGCCCCATGGGGCCAGCG GGTCCCAGGGGTGAGCGTGGGCTGCCGGGAAGCGCCGGAGAGAAGGGGGACCAG GGTTTCCAGGGCCAGCCTGGCTTCCCGGGACCACCG GGCCCTCCAGGTTTCCCAGGAAAGGCTGGTCCAGCCGGGCCACCAGGGCCCGTGGCAGAGAAG GGTAGCGAGGGCATGCGGGGCCCCACAGGGATGCCGGGGCCCCCCGGACCCCCTGGACCCCCTGGAATCCAG ggccctgctggctTGGAAGGACTGGATGGCAAGGATGGCAAGCCAGGGCTGAGG ggTGACCCCGGTCCCCCCGGGCCACCAGGGATGATGGGTCCTCCG GGCTTCAAGGGCAAGACAGGacacccagggctgccaggaccGAAG GGTGACTGTGGCAAACCTGGCCCCCCGGGCAGCACGGGCCGGCCAGGAGCTGAG GGTGACCCCGGACCCATGGGACCCCAAGGCCggcagggacccccagggctCATC ggtcccccTGGCACCCCAGGACAGCCGGGGCCCGCTGGTCTGGCTGGGGTG GGGCTGAAGGGCGAGCGCGGCTCCGTGGGCGAGCAGGGTCTGCCAGGAATGCCAGGACAGCCGGgacccccaggacacccaggacCACCG ggagagcagggagcggACGGACCCGTTGGGAAGGAG GGACCACCAGGCAAACCGGGCATTGCAGGGCCAGCTGGACAGAAG GGTGACGCTGGAGCCCCCGGCGAGCGCGGCTACCCCGGCGAGAAGGGCAGAGCCGGGATGCCGGGGGGGCCGGGCAAAAGTGGCTCCATGGGGCTGGTGGGGCCGCGGGGCCCCGCGGGGGAGAGGGGACCCCCGGGCTCGCCGGGCCCCGCGGGCAGCCCCGGCCTGCCGGGACCCCCGGGCATGATG ggagATGTGGTCAATTACGACGAGGTCAAGCGCTTCATCCGCCAGGAGCTCAACAAGATGTTTGACG AGCGGATGGCCTATTACACCTCCCGGCTGCACTTCCCGGTGGAGATGGTGGCGTCCCCGGGCAGGCCCGGTCCCCCCGGCAAGGACGGGCTGCCCGGCCGGCCGGGACCCCCCGGCTCCCCGGGCATGCCGGGGCAGATCGGCCGGGAGGGGCGGCAGGGCGTGCCGGGCATGCGGG GTGAGCCGGGTGCCAAAGGAGAGAAAGGCGAGAAAGGCGTGGGGCTGATGGGGGACAGTggccccccgggacccccag GTCCCCAAGGGCCACCAGGCTACGGCAAGATGGGTCCCCCGGGCCCCGTGGGGCAGCAGGGCATCCCTGGCATCCCCGGCCCTCCCGGTGCCACGGGGCAGCCGGGCAAAACGGGGCACTGCAACCCTGCCGACTGCCTGGGGGCTCTGCCCGTGGAGCAGCCGCTCTTCCAGCCCAAGAACGTCAAGGGGCCCTTTGGCTGA
- the COL16A1 gene encoding collagen alpha-1(XVI) chain isoform X1, protein MRGLWALVLTGLISACQGKEPLPTEGELCPRLWDEDLFGDKYENVTGFNLVKRFDLLKISSVKKIRSARGPTVLRLGTVPLVQPTQQVFPRGLPPTFTLVLILLLKKNSTGEHWYLFQVTDRQGYPQLSLSVHGPERSLEFQARAPGASFVSATFAGKAVASLFDGRWHKVVLAVQDQAVSVHLDCASISSKPLGPRRALAPEGNAFLGLDAVRGTPVRFDLQQAQIYCDAELARQEGCCEISASGCQTETPKTRRQAELMQSSNLIEMVPQPEGRVFTRCFCLEEPLGTEPGRTSGRTSLRDNPKDKCPPCSPQMAPGNVTLGPPGPKGTKGERGLPGTAGGKGEKGDRGLDCVRTHPDGPVQCAEGPRGEKGQRGQVGLPGPAGTEGQKGQKGEKGDGGLQGKPGRPGRDGRPGEICVVGPKGQKGDPGLVGPEGLAGEPGPPGVPGSPGVGMPGKPGDPGGPPGPKGEKGSPGAPGPGGSPGTAGPPGALGPKGDKGEPCQPCPTAGTLGAIGIPGQPGPRGEPGEPGRDGISDTPGPAGAKGDRGDPGIQGMKGDKGDSCQPCDHLRVLAALRLEGQRRLPQGQEGLSELAGIKGDKGDIGHVGPTGRPGAPGEKGDPGVRGLKGEKGDQCGQCPPTPQALQGTATVVAVPGPPGERGPAGPPGRAGRPGEAGDKGQKGDSGSPGDPGTPGMAGVPGLAGEPGISGPAGPKGDKGEPCEPHPSMLGHLPDTEGIPGKAVGIPGPKGEQGPPGIGQPGRAGKPGLPGVRGPAGPKGLQGEPGPRGIGQPGPQGDPGSPGPPGPPGPPGPQGPPGMAAERGAKGSPGPKGATGPPGPPGPPGSSVTGPPGPEGQRGLPGSSGQPGEKGAQGEKGDPGECSCPSSPRQDPSYNGMPGAPGLWTGMSWQPQPGPQGPPGAPGPPGPPGAPGRQGMPGHNGLPGLPGPAGDLGPLAVMAERNMEVLKTLCGDCAQLQAALEGEKGDGGMPGAPGTEDCARCLAQLPRAEEARGDSPDCAGHPGLPGAPGMPGEQGSPGLRGPPGPPGPIGPPGFPGTPGAPGLPGLQGERGPAGLAGAKGEPGPPGQPGYPGATGPPGLPGIKGERGYVGPPGEKGELGPPGVDGLPGPMGPAGPRGERGLPGSAGEKGDQGFQGQPGFPGPPGPPGFPGKAGPAGPPGPVAEKGSEGMRGPTGMPGPPGPPGPPGIQGPAGLEGLDGKDGKPGLRGDPGPPGPPGMMGPPGFKGKTGHPGLPGPKGDCGKPGPPGSTGRPGAEGDPGPMGPQGRQGPPGLIGPPGTPGQPGPAGLAGVGLKGERGSVGEQGLPGMPGQPGPPGHPGPPGEQGADGPVGKEGPPGKPGIAGPAGQKGDAGAPGERGYPGEKGRAGMPGGPGKSGSMGLVGPRGPAGERGPPGSPGPAGSPGLPGPPGMMGDVVNYDEVKRFIRQELNKMFDERMAYYTSRLHFPVEMVASPGRPGPPGKDGLPGRPGPPGSPGMPGQIGREGRQGVPGMRGEPGAKGEKGEKGVGLMGDSGPPGPPGPQGPPGYGKMGPPGPVGQQGIPGIPGPPGATGQPGKTGHCNPADCLGALPVEQPLFQPKNVKGPFG, encoded by the exons GCAGGTGTTCCCCCGGGGGCTGCCCCCCACCTTCACCCTGGTCCTCATCTTGCTGCTGAAGAAGAACAGCACCGGGGAGCACTGGTACCTCTTCCAGGTCACCGACCGCCAGGGATACCCCCAG CTCTCCCTGTCTGTGCACGGCCCTGAGAGGAGCCTGGAGTTCCAGGCGCGGGCACCGGGTGCCAGCTTTGTCAGCGCCACCTTCGCGGGCAAGGCGGTGGCGTCGCTGTTCGACGGGCGCTGGCACAAGGTGGTGCTGGCTGTGCAGGACCAGGCCGTGTCTGTGCACCTGGACTGCGCCTCCATCTCCTCCAAGCCGCTGGGGCCAAGGAGAGCGCTGGCACCCGAGGGCAACGCCTTCCTGGGGCTGGACGCCGTGCGTGGCACCCCGGTCAGG TTTGACCTCCAGCAAGCTCAGATCTACTGCGACGCCGAGCTGGCCAGGCAGGAGGGGTGCTGCGAGATCTCGGCCAGCGGG tgccagacGGAAACGCCCAAGACCCGCCGGCAAGCGGAGCTGATGCAGAGCAGCAACCTGATTGAGATGGTGCCACAGCCCGAGGGCAGGGTGTTCACCCGCTGCTTCTGCCTGGAGGAGCCGCTGGGCACC GAGCCGGGCAGAACCTCAGGAAGGACCAGCCTGAGGGACAATCCCAAGGACAAG TGCCCTCCCTGCTCGCCCCAGATGGCACCAGGAAAT GTCACCCTCGGTCCCCCAGGTCCCAAG GGCACCAAGGGCGAGCGGGGCCTCCCTGGCACGGCGGGTGGCAAAGGGGAGAAGGGTGACCGT GGCCTGGACTGTGTGCGCACCCACCCTGATGGCCCCGTGCAg tgTGCCGAGGGGCCGCGGGGTGAGAAGGGGCAGCGTGGGCAGGTG GGACTCCCGGGCccagcaggcactgaggggcagAAG ggCCAGAAGGGTGAGAAGGGCGACGGGGGACTGCAGGGCAAGCCAGGGCGCCCTGGGCGCGAT ggccgGCCCGGAGAGATCTGCGTGGTGGGACCCAAGGGACAGAAG GGTGACCCAGGCCTCGTGGGACCGGAGGGCTTGGCTGGTGAACCAGGACCCCCGGGCGTGCCAGGCTCCCCAGGGGTTGGCATGCCAGGGAAGCCG GGTGACCCTGGTGGCCCTCCAGGTCCCAAGGGAGAGAAG GGCAGCCCGGGAGCTCCTGGCCCCGGAGGATCGCCTGGGACAGCC GGTCCCCCTGGAGCGCTGGGGCCGAAAGGAGACAAG GGCGAGCCGTGCCAGCCGTGTCCCACCGCGGGGACGCTCGGTGCCATCGGAATTCCCGGCCAGCCAGGGCCGCGGGGGGAGCCCGGAGAGCCCGGCAGGGACGGGATCTCG GacacccccggccccgcaggaGCCAAAGGGGACAGG GGCGATCCCGGCATCCAGGGCATGAAAGGCGACAAG GGGGACTCGTGCCAGCCCTGCGATCATCTCCGTGTCCTCGCTGCGCTGCGCCTCGAGGGGCAGCGGAGGCTGCCG cagggccaggaggggCTGTCCGAGCTGGCCGGGATCAAGGGTGACAAG GGGGACATTGGCCATGTGGGACCCACGGGCAGACCG GGAGCGCCGGGAGAGAAGGGAGACCCAGGTGTGAGGGGGCTCAAGGGAGAGAAG GGTGACCAATGCGGGCAGTGCCCTCCCACCCCTCAAGCCCTGCAAGGGACAGCGAcagtggtggcagtgccagggccacCGGGTGAGAGGGGTCCTGCTGGCCCCCCGGGAAGAGCG GGCAGACCTGGCGAGGCTGGTGACAAGGGACAGAAG GGTGACTCTGGCAGCCCGGGTGACCCAGGCACGCCAGGCATGGcaggtgtgccagggctggcggGTGAGCCTGGCATCAGCGGACCAGCCGGCCCTAAAGGTGACAAG ggagagcCGTGTGAGCCTCACCCCTCCATGCTTGGGCACCTCCCGGACACCGAGGGCATCCCAGGAAAAGCCGTGGGCATCCCGGGGCCCAAAGGGGAGCAGGGCCCGCCGGGCATCgggcagcctggcagagct GGCAAGCCGGGACTGCCGGGGGTGCGGGGTCCTGCGGGGcccaaggggctgcag GGTGAGCCAGGACCTCGGGGGATCGGCCAGCCAGGACCACAG GGAGACCCCGGGAGCCCCGGACCCCCCGGACCCCCC GGCCCCCCAGGACCGCAGGGACCCCCGGGGATGGCAGCAGAGAGAGGTGCCAAG GGCTCTCCGGGCCCCAAAGGTGCCACAGGACCCCCcgggccaccagggccaccagggagCAGCGTCACAGGGCCACCG gGCCCCGAGGGGCAGCGGGGGCTCCCCGGCTCCAGCGGGCAGCCG GGCGAGAAGGGTGCCCAGGGAGAGAAG GGAGACCCTGGCGAGtgctcctgcccctccagcccccgcCAGGACCCCAGCTACAACGGGATGCCG ggagcaccaggaTTATGGACTGGGAtgtcctggcagccccagcctggcccacag ggtCCCCCTGGAGCTCCTGGTCCCCCCGGGCCGCCTGGTGCCCCCGGTCGCCAG GGAATGCCAGGACACAACGGCCTGCCCGGACTGCCTGGACCAGCTGGAGACTTG GGACCCCTGGCCGTCATGGCTGAGAGGAACATGGAGGTGCTGAAG ACTCTCTGCGGGGActgtgcccagctgcaggcagccctggagggggagaagggagaTGGGGGCATGCCAggtgcccctggcactgaggacTGTGCCAGG TGCCTCGCGCAGCTCCCGCGAGCGGAGGAGGCTCGG GGTGACAGCCCTGACTGCGCGGGGCACCCCGGGCTGCCGGGAGCGCCGGGGATGCCAGGAGAGCAG GGCTCCCCAGGACTGCGAGGACCCCCAGGACCACCAGGACCCATC GGCCCTCCAGGCTTCCCTGGAACGCCGGGTGCCCCCGGACTGCCC GGTCTGCAAGGGGAgcgtggccctgcagggctggccgGAGCCAAGGGGGAGCCG GGACCTCCAGGACAACCGGGATACCCCGGGGCCACAGGGCCACCCGGCCTTCCT GGCATCAAAGGCGAGCGAGGCTACGTGGGTCCCCCCGGTGAAAAAGGGGAGCTG GGTCCCCCCGGCGTGGACGGGCTGCCCGGCCCCATGGGGCCAGCG GGTCCCAGGGGTGAGCGTGGGCTGCCGGGAAGCGCCGGAGAGAAGGGGGACCAG GGTTTCCAGGGCCAGCCTGGCTTCCCGGGACCACCG GGCCCTCCAGGTTTCCCAGGAAAGGCTGGTCCAGCCGGGCCACCAGGGCCCGTGGCAGAGAAG GGTAGCGAGGGCATGCGGGGCCCCACAGGGATGCCGGGGCCCCCCGGACCCCCTGGACCCCCTGGAATCCAG ggccctgctggctTGGAAGGACTGGATGGCAAGGATGGCAAGCCAGGGCTGAGG ggTGACCCCGGTCCCCCCGGGCCACCAGGGATGATGGGTCCTCCG GGCTTCAAGGGCAAGACAGGacacccagggctgccaggaccGAAG GGTGACTGTGGCAAACCTGGCCCCCCGGGCAGCACGGGCCGGCCAGGAGCTGAG GGTGACCCCGGACCCATGGGACCCCAAGGCCggcagggacccccagggctCATC ggtcccccTGGCACCCCAGGACAGCCGGGGCCCGCTGGTCTGGCTGGGGTG GGGCTGAAGGGCGAGCGCGGCTCCGTGGGCGAGCAGGGTCTGCCAGGAATGCCAGGACAGCCGGgacccccaggacacccaggacCACCG ggagagcagggagcggACGGACCCGTTGGGAAGGAG GGACCACCAGGCAAACCGGGCATTGCAGGGCCAGCTGGACAGAAG GGTGACGCTGGAGCCCCCGGCGAGCGCGGCTACCCCGGCGAGAAGGGCAGAGCCGGGATGCCGGGGGGGCCGGGCAAAAGTGGCTCCATGGGGCTGGTGGGGCCGCGGGGCCCCGCGGGGGAGAGGGGACCCCCGGGCTCGCCGGGCCCCGCGGGCAGCCCCGGCCTGCCGGGACCCCCGGGCATGATG ggagATGTGGTCAATTACGACGAGGTCAAGCGCTTCATCCGCCAGGAGCTCAACAAGATGTTTGACG AGCGGATGGCCTATTACACCTCCCGGCTGCACTTCCCGGTGGAGATGGTGGCGTCCCCGGGCAGGCCCGGTCCCCCCGGCAAGGACGGGCTGCCCGGCCGGCCGGGACCCCCCGGCTCCCCGGGCATGCCGGGGCAGATCGGCCGGGAGGGGCGGCAGGGCGTGCCGGGCATGCGGG GTGAGCCGGGTGCCAAAGGAGAGAAAGGCGAGAAAGGCGTGGGGCTGATGGGGGACAGTggccccccgggacccccag GTCCCCAAGGGCCACCAGGCTACGGCAAGATGGGTCCCCCGGGCCCCGTGGGGCAGCAGGGCATCCCTGGCATCCCCGGCCCTCCCGGTGCCACGGGGCAGCCGGGCAAAACGGGGCACTGCAACCCTGCCGACTGCCTGGGGGCTCTGCCCGTGGAGCAGCCGCTCTTCCAGCCCAAGAACGTCAAGGGGCCCTTTGGCTGA